One Candidatus Angelobacter sp. genomic window carries:
- the hisA gene encoding phosphoribosylformimino-5-aminoimidazole carboxamide ribotide isomerase, giving the protein MFRPCIDLHEGKVKQIVGGSLSADPTELRTNFVSDRPVAWFAGLYRRDGLKGGHVIMLGPGNETVGREALAAYPGGLQIGGGINPDNARDWLDAGASHVIVTSWVFRDGQLDFERVRALAAAIGKERLVFDLSCRRRDKDYWVVTDRWQKFTEFKIDAAGMAQFAPFCAEFLIHAADVEGLCGGVDLELVERLARWSPIPTTYAGGARSLTDLEEVTRVGRGEIDLTIGSALDIFGGTGVRYIDAVEFNRQRAAKRPGNASV; this is encoded by the coding sequence GTGTTTCGACCGTGCATCGATCTCCACGAAGGCAAAGTGAAGCAGATTGTCGGCGGCTCTTTGAGTGCCGATCCGACGGAGCTGCGCACGAACTTTGTTTCGGATCGCCCTGTCGCGTGGTTCGCGGGGCTTTACCGGCGCGATGGTCTCAAAGGCGGACACGTCATCATGCTCGGACCGGGCAATGAGACGGTGGGGCGCGAAGCGCTTGCCGCGTATCCTGGAGGACTCCAAATCGGAGGCGGCATCAATCCTGACAACGCGCGCGACTGGCTCGATGCGGGCGCGTCGCATGTCATCGTCACGTCGTGGGTCTTTCGCGACGGCCAGCTAGACTTCGAGCGTGTGCGGGCGCTCGCTGCAGCCATCGGGAAAGAGCGGCTCGTGTTCGACCTGAGCTGTCGTCGGCGCGATAAAGACTATTGGGTCGTCACGGACCGATGGCAGAAATTCACCGAATTCAAAATTGACGCTGCGGGGATGGCCCAATTTGCGCCGTTTTGCGCGGAATTTCTCATCCACGCGGCGGATGTCGAAGGGTTGTGCGGCGGCGTTGATCTGGAACTCGTGGAGAGGCTGGCGCGATGGTCGCCCATCCCGACGACCTACGCGGGTGGCGCGCGCTCGCTGACGGACTTGGAAGAAGTCACGCGTGTCGGCAGGGGGGAAATAGATTTAACAATCGGTTCGGCGCTCGACATTTTCGGCGGCACGGGCGTGCGTTATATCGATGCCGTCGAATTCAATCGCCAGCGGGCGGCGAAGCGGCCGGGCAATGCCTCTGTGTAA